Proteins encoded in a region of the Pieris rapae chromosome 12, ilPieRapa1.1, whole genome shotgun sequence genome:
- the LOC110998379 gene encoding PDZ and LIM domain protein Zasp isoform X7, whose translation MAQLITVRLNKSEQQPLGFRLQGGKDFGTPLVVQKVNGGSAAERAGLQAGDALIRVNNTEVYALRHQEAQDTIRAAGTALELTVQRGGGTWRPSVTPTGSLPRPGSRPLGTSPTPVTNTSLKATPQASRAFGSGHNNVAKPFGYMNGTDSMKGIVNKQYNTPVNMYSDKTIAETLSAQTEVLAGGVLGVNFKKNEKTYDSEKSAVFKVLQEEQNDPEPEPPQTFYSRASVTRAGAPSARSLHSHSRTQSAPPPHPPKPQSRRVQSLSREGQSSDRLVPDAPHRPSIPVGCHQVLPDGRIALGVPAHPQPSNHLPVVSDTPFCSDCDSHIVGVFVRIKDKNLHVECFKCSTCGSSLKNQGYYNLNGKLYCDIHAKLVARQNPPAPNLEPVTVAPGGRIPTNPYTTPLPPLSTSNYTNGSSSLFSPGSNLSGPKPFGSSIGSAYSPSLSPRSAPMSPARPLVAPAHTPAPAAPLSAPFAPNKNVKSIVWPPPNPPEDDTPLQTSSEYAPSNTTGDPASFTTGTLLKKATESKVEKDQTVSGSSVGAAARGKTFGVSSAPKRGRGVLNKAVLPGSRVPLCGSCNGNVRGPFITALGRIWCPEHFICVNATCRRPLQDIGFVEENGQLYCEFCFEQYIAPACDKCHAKIKEDCLNAIGKHFHPECFSCVYCGKLFGNNPFFLEDGLPYCEADWNELFTTKCFACGFPVEAGDRWVEALNNNYHSQCFNCTVCKKNLEGQSFFARGGKPFCRVHAR comes from the exons GTGAACGGTGGCAGCGCAGCTGAAAGGGCGGGTCTGCAAGCCGGTGACGCTCTAATTCGAGTTAATAATACTGAGGTGTATGCGTTGCGACACCAAGAGGCGCAAGACACCATCCGGGCTGCGGGGACTGCTCTTGAACTCACCGTGCAGCG tGGCGGTGGAACCTGGAGGCCATCAGTGACTCCCACAGGCAGCCTGCCAAGACCTGGCTCCAGGCCTCTTGGAACATCTCCAACGCCCGTCACCAACACTTCACTGAAGGCGACACCTCAAGCGTCGCGGGCCTTTGGTTCCGGCCACAATAACGTTGCTAAGCCATTTGGTTAC ATGAACGGCACGGATTCTATGAAGGGTATCGTGAACAAGCAGTACAATACGCCTGTGAACATGTACAGTGATAAGACCATCGCTGAGACGCTGTCTGCTCAAACTGAAGTTCTTGCAGGTGGAGTCCTAGG TGTGAATTTTAAGAAGAACGAAAAAACATACGATTCTGAGAAGAGCGCAGTTTTCAAAGTGTTACAAGAGGAACAAAATGATCCCGAACCAG AGCCGCCACAAACTTTTTACTCGCGGGCAAGCGTGACGCGTGCTGGAGCACCGAGCGCTCGGTCACTTCATTCGCATTCGCGCACCCAAAGTGCGCCTCCACCCCATCCGCCAAAGCCTCAAAGTCGTCGGGTGCAATCCTTGTCCCGCGAGGGACAGTCTTCCGACCGGCTGGTCCCGGATGCGCCTCATCGGCCAAGCATCCCGGTGGGCTGCCATCAAGTGTTACCGGACGGTCGGATCGCTCTCGGAGTGCCGGCTCACCCTCAGCCATCGAACCACCTGCCGGTCGTCAGCGACACGCCATTTTGCTCCGACTGTGACAGCCACATTGT TGGCGTATTCGTGCGCATAAAGGACAAGAACTTGCACGTTGAATGCTTCAAATGCTCGACTTGTGGATCGTCGCTAAAGAACCAGGGTTATTACAATCTGAATGGCAAACTCTACTGCGACATTCACGCTAAACTTGTGGCTCGCCAAAACCCACCGGCCCCCAACTTGGAGCCTGTTACCGTAGCACC TGGCGGACGTATCCCAACGAACCCATACACAACGCCATTGCCTCCACTCTCCACAAGCAACTACACCAATGGGTCTTCATCATTATTTAGC CCCGGAAGTAACCTGTCTGGTCCGAAGCCATTCGGTTCATCAATCGGGTCGGCATATTCGCCATCTCTTTCTCCCCGATCGGCCCCGATGTCTCCCGCGCGTCCCTTGGTAGCGCCCGCGCATACTCCGGCGCCGGCCGCACCACTCTCTGCTCCCTTCGCACCGA ACAAAAACGTTAAAAGCATTGTGTGGCCCCCACCGAACCCCCCAGAAGACGATACACCTTTACAAACTTCTTCAGAATATGCTCCCAGTAATACTACTGGAGATCCCGCTTCCTTTACAACAGGCACATTATTAAAGAAAGCTACTGAATCTAAAGTAGAGAAAGATCAAACCGTATCAG GTTCCAGTGTAGGGGCTGCCGCTCGTGGCAAAACTTTTGGCGTGTCATCGGCTCCAAAAAGGGGGAGGGGAGTTTTGAACAAAGCTGTGCTACCAGGATCTCGCGTTCCTCTTTGCGGTTCATGCAACGGAAACGTTAG gggCCCATTCATAACGGCCTTGGGTCGCATCTGGTGCCCCGAACACTTCATCTGCGTGAACGCGACATGTCGCCGTCCCTTGCAGGACATTGGGTTTGTCGAAGAAAACGGTCAATTATACTGCGAGTTCTGTTTCGAACAATACATAGCCCCGGCTTGCGATAAGTGCCATGCTAAGATTAAGGAG GATTGCCTTAATGCTATTGGAAAACATTTCCACCCCGAGTGTTTCAGCTGCGTCTACTGCGGGAAGCTTTTCGGAAACAATCCATTCTTCTTAGAAGATGGTTTACCTTACTGTGAGGCAG actGGAATGAGTTATTCACGACGAAATGTTTCGCGTGCGGTTTCCCAGTGGAGGCCGGCGACAGGTGGGTGGAGGCGCTCAACAATAACTACCACAGTCAGTGCTTCAACTGCACG
- the LOC110998379 gene encoding PDZ and LIM domain protein Zasp isoform X11: protein MALFQPGSNLSGPKPFGSSIGSAYSPSLSPRSAPMSPARPLVAPAHTPAPAAPLSAPFAPNKNVKSIVWPPPNPPEDDTPLQTSSEYAPSNTTGDPASFTTGTLLKKATESKVEKDQTVSDENTIRTSPPRSRPSTPSLINKPAPIIPRYQMNLVTMEHYAPESHTYQPSGGEGSRTPTPKSRSRTPAQGSSSKAQAPRIKDYSQSNFSQSETFSHQLPSTFQRDQYPEQTQPTFYENRPPVVQEENRSNFERHSESFNKGDMSVKQDTMMNQHYGQKQMESQNVAEYGNTTVQTTRKTFEEYESAQSAKMIEIKKGGFTSSNSYQPIEALNRPSAINFQQSLPSPAMSFSPSSQNFSSNITNENVDTTRQTHTSTFEMSPSISGANRGPVCDPTPSTGSSVGAAARGKTFGVSSAPKRGRGVLNKAVLPGSRVPLCGSCNGNVRGPFITALGRIWCPEHFICVNATCRRPLQDIGFVEENGQLYCEFCFEQYIAPACDKCHAKIKEDCLNAIGKHFHPECFSCVYCGKLFGNNPFFLEDGLPYCEADWNELFTTKCFACGFPVEAGDRWVEALNNNYHSQCFNCTVCKKNLEGQSFFARGGKPFCRVHAR from the exons ATGGCGTTGTTTCAA CCCGGAAGTAACCTGTCTGGTCCGAAGCCATTCGGTTCATCAATCGGGTCGGCATATTCGCCATCTCTTTCTCCCCGATCGGCCCCGATGTCTCCCGCGCGTCCCTTGGTAGCGCCCGCGCATACTCCGGCGCCGGCCGCACCACTCTCTGCTCCCTTCGCACCGA ACAAAAACGTTAAAAGCATTGTGTGGCCCCCACCGAACCCCCCAGAAGACGATACACCTTTACAAACTTCTTCAGAATATGCTCCCAGTAATACTACTGGAGATCCCGCTTCCTTTACAACAGGCACATTATTAAAGAAAGCTACTGAATCTAAAGTAGAGAAAGATCAAACCGTATCAG ATGAAAATACTATAAGAACATCACCACCTCGAAGTCGACCTTCGACTCCAAGCCTTATAAATAAACCTGCACCTATTATACCTCGGTATCAGATGAACTTAGTTACTATGGAACATTACGCACCAGAAAGTCATACATATCAGCCGTCTGGAGGAGAAGGCAGTCGTACACCTACTCCTAAGTCAAGATCGCGAACACCGGCTCAAGGGTCTTCTTCCAAAGCCCAAGCCCCACGTATTAAAGACTATTCCCAAAGTAATTTCAGCCAAAGTGAAACTTTCTCACACCAACTACCATCTACTTTTCAAAGAGATCAATACCCAGAACAGACACAACCAACCTTTTATGAAAATAGACCTCCAGTGGTTCAGGAAGAAAATCGATCAAACTTTGAAAGACATTCTGAAAGTTTTAACAAAGGAGACATGTCCGTAAAGCAAGATACTATGATGAATCAACATTATGGACAAAAACAGATGGAGTCACAGAATGTGGCAGAATATGGGAATACGACAGTGCAGACCACTAGAAAAACCTTTGAAGAATACGAAAGCGCTCAATCTGCTAAAATGATAGAAATCAAAAAGGGTGGCTTCACGTCTTCTAATTCATATCAACCAATAGAGGCTTTGAATCGTCCATCTGCTATTAACTTTCAGCAATCTTTACCTTCACCTGCCATGAGTTTTTCGCCTTCTTCACAAAATTTCTCTTCTAATATTACTAATGAAAATGTGGATACCACTAGACAAACTCATACAAGTACGTTTGAAATGAGTCCTTCAATTTCTGGTGCTAACCGAGGTCCAGTGTGTGATCCTACCCCATCAACAGGTTCCAGTGTAGGGGCTGCCGCTCGTGGCAAAACTTTTGGCGTGTCATCGGCTCCAAAAAGGGGGAGGGGAGTTTTGAACAAAGCTGTGCTACCAGGATCTCGCGTTCCTCTTTGCGGTTCATGCAACGGAAACGTTAG gggCCCATTCATAACGGCCTTGGGTCGCATCTGGTGCCCCGAACACTTCATCTGCGTGAACGCGACATGTCGCCGTCCCTTGCAGGACATTGGGTTTGTCGAAGAAAACGGTCAATTATACTGCGAGTTCTGTTTCGAACAATACATAGCCCCGGCTTGCGATAAGTGCCATGCTAAGATTAAGGAG GATTGCCTTAATGCTATTGGAAAACATTTCCACCCCGAGTGTTTCAGCTGCGTCTACTGCGGGAAGCTTTTCGGAAACAATCCATTCTTCTTAGAAGATGGTTTACCTTACTGTGAGGCAG actGGAATGAGTTATTCACGACGAAATGTTTCGCGTGCGGTTTCCCAGTGGAGGCCGGCGACAGGTGGGTGGAGGCGCTCAACAATAACTACCACAGTCAGTGCTTCAACTGCACG
- the LOC110998379 gene encoding PDZ and LIM domain protein Zasp isoform X9, protein MAQLITVRLNKSEQQPLGFRLQGGKDFGTPLVVQKVNGGSAAERAGLQAGDALIRVNNTEVYALRHQEAQDTIRAAGTALELTVQRGGGTWRPSVTPTGSLPRPGSRPLGTSPTPVTNTSLKATPQASRAFGSGHNNVAKPFGYMNGTDSMKGIVNKQYNTPVNMYSDKTIAETLSAQTEVLAGGVLGVNFKKNEKTYDSEKSAVFKVLQEEQNDPEPEPPQTFYSRASVTRAGAPSARSLHSHSRTQSAPPPHPPKPQSRRVQSLSREGQSSDRLVPDAPHRPSIPVGCHQVLPDGRIALGVPAHPQPSNHLPVVSDTPFCSDCDSHIVGVFVRIKDKNLHVECFKCSTCGSSLKNQGYYNLNGKLYCDIHAKLVARQNPPAPNLEPVTVAPGGRIPTNPYTTPLPPLSTSNYTNGSSSLFSPGSNLSGPKPFGSSIGSAYSPSLSPRSAPMSPARPLVAPAHTPAPAAPLSAPFAPSSSVGAAARGKTFGVSSAPKRGRGVLNKAVLPGSRVPLCGSCNGNVRGPFITALGRIWCPEHFICVNATCRRPLQDIGFVEENGQLYCEFCFEQYIAPACDKCHAKIKEDCLNAIGKHFHPECFSCVYCGKLFGNNPFFLEDGLPYCEADWNELFTTKCFACGFPVEAGDRWVEALNNNYHSQCFNCTVCKKNLEGQSFFARGGKPFCRVHAR, encoded by the exons GTGAACGGTGGCAGCGCAGCTGAAAGGGCGGGTCTGCAAGCCGGTGACGCTCTAATTCGAGTTAATAATACTGAGGTGTATGCGTTGCGACACCAAGAGGCGCAAGACACCATCCGGGCTGCGGGGACTGCTCTTGAACTCACCGTGCAGCG tGGCGGTGGAACCTGGAGGCCATCAGTGACTCCCACAGGCAGCCTGCCAAGACCTGGCTCCAGGCCTCTTGGAACATCTCCAACGCCCGTCACCAACACTTCACTGAAGGCGACACCTCAAGCGTCGCGGGCCTTTGGTTCCGGCCACAATAACGTTGCTAAGCCATTTGGTTAC ATGAACGGCACGGATTCTATGAAGGGTATCGTGAACAAGCAGTACAATACGCCTGTGAACATGTACAGTGATAAGACCATCGCTGAGACGCTGTCTGCTCAAACTGAAGTTCTTGCAGGTGGAGTCCTAGG TGTGAATTTTAAGAAGAACGAAAAAACATACGATTCTGAGAAGAGCGCAGTTTTCAAAGTGTTACAAGAGGAACAAAATGATCCCGAACCAG AGCCGCCACAAACTTTTTACTCGCGGGCAAGCGTGACGCGTGCTGGAGCACCGAGCGCTCGGTCACTTCATTCGCATTCGCGCACCCAAAGTGCGCCTCCACCCCATCCGCCAAAGCCTCAAAGTCGTCGGGTGCAATCCTTGTCCCGCGAGGGACAGTCTTCCGACCGGCTGGTCCCGGATGCGCCTCATCGGCCAAGCATCCCGGTGGGCTGCCATCAAGTGTTACCGGACGGTCGGATCGCTCTCGGAGTGCCGGCTCACCCTCAGCCATCGAACCACCTGCCGGTCGTCAGCGACACGCCATTTTGCTCCGACTGTGACAGCCACATTGT TGGCGTATTCGTGCGCATAAAGGACAAGAACTTGCACGTTGAATGCTTCAAATGCTCGACTTGTGGATCGTCGCTAAAGAACCAGGGTTATTACAATCTGAATGGCAAACTCTACTGCGACATTCACGCTAAACTTGTGGCTCGCCAAAACCCACCGGCCCCCAACTTGGAGCCTGTTACCGTAGCACC TGGCGGACGTATCCCAACGAACCCATACACAACGCCATTGCCTCCACTCTCCACAAGCAACTACACCAATGGGTCTTCATCATTATTTAGC CCCGGAAGTAACCTGTCTGGTCCGAAGCCATTCGGTTCATCAATCGGGTCGGCATATTCGCCATCTCTTTCTCCCCGATCGGCCCCGATGTCTCCCGCGCGTCCCTTGGTAGCGCCCGCGCATACTCCGGCGCCGGCCGCACCACTCTCTGCTCCCTTCGCACCGA GTTCCAGTGTAGGGGCTGCCGCTCGTGGCAAAACTTTTGGCGTGTCATCGGCTCCAAAAAGGGGGAGGGGAGTTTTGAACAAAGCTGTGCTACCAGGATCTCGCGTTCCTCTTTGCGGTTCATGCAACGGAAACGTTAG gggCCCATTCATAACGGCCTTGGGTCGCATCTGGTGCCCCGAACACTTCATCTGCGTGAACGCGACATGTCGCCGTCCCTTGCAGGACATTGGGTTTGTCGAAGAAAACGGTCAATTATACTGCGAGTTCTGTTTCGAACAATACATAGCCCCGGCTTGCGATAAGTGCCATGCTAAGATTAAGGAG GATTGCCTTAATGCTATTGGAAAACATTTCCACCCCGAGTGTTTCAGCTGCGTCTACTGCGGGAAGCTTTTCGGAAACAATCCATTCTTCTTAGAAGATGGTTTACCTTACTGTGAGGCAG actGGAATGAGTTATTCACGACGAAATGTTTCGCGTGCGGTTTCCCAGTGGAGGCCGGCGACAGGTGGGTGGAGGCGCTCAACAATAACTACCACAGTCAGTGCTTCAACTGCACG